In Pedobacter sp. W3I1, one DNA window encodes the following:
- a CDS encoding type 1 glutamine amidotransferase domain-containing protein, with product MGQLSNRTIAVLSESGFEEVELTEPVKRLKEEGATVHIISSKSGKIKAWNHDHWSIEVEVDKTISEANAQDYNALLLPGGVINPDQLRVNEDALAFVKSFFADGKPVAAICHGPQTLINANVVQGRKMTSVKNISQDLINAGALWSDEEVVVDQGLVTSRTPKDLPAFNDKIVEEFAEGVHEGQHA from the coding sequence ATGGGACAATTAAGTAACCGCACTATTGCTGTACTTTCAGAAAGCGGATTTGAAGAAGTAGAATTAACCGAACCAGTTAAAAGGTTAAAAGAAGAGGGCGCAACCGTTCACATTATCTCCTCAAAAAGTGGAAAAATAAAAGCCTGGAACCACGATCACTGGTCGATAGAAGTTGAGGTAGATAAAACCATTTCAGAAGCAAATGCGCAAGATTATAATGCTTTGCTTTTACCCGGTGGTGTAATTAACCCTGATCAGCTTCGTGTTAACGAAGATGCACTAGCCTTTGTAAAATCTTTCTTTGCCGATGGAAAACCAGTTGCAGCAATTTGCCACGGACCTCAAACCTTAATCAATGCAAATGTAGTTCAGGGGAGAAAAATGACTTCAGTAAAAAATATTTCACAGGATTTAATCAATGCCGGCGCACTTTGGTCAGATGAAGAAGTAGTTGTTGACCAAGGTTTGGTTACGAGCCGTACACCAAAAGATTTACCTGCTTTTAACGATAAAATTGTAGAGGAATTTGCCGAGGGTGTTCACGAAGGACAACATGCCTAA
- a CDS encoding S41 family peptidase yields the protein MIKSLLKSLVAIAFLLPIHTFAQGQTYFAAYPALTPDAQTIVFSYDGDIWKVPVKGGVALRVTAMQGEEINPKISPDGKWMAFSSNQFGNYDVYIMPITGGDIKQLTFNDAADEVDNWSWDSKTIYFTSGRYNSFSSYKVSVNGGTAVRLFDNYFNTTHHIAESPNGELFFNDTWESYRFANRKHYKGAYNPDIQSYNPKSKSYKRYTDYIGKDFWTSVDQKGNVFFISDEGNDEYNLYTFISGKKTGLTNFDTSIKRPFVSANGTTVVFEKDYQLYTYDVASKKTEKINISTSRNQVLSKEQEYDVRGNISAFDVSTDGKKMAFISRGEVFVSDVDGKFIRKITNSGERALECKWLADNKTILFSQTANGYQNWFTITGDGKGTIKQLTKDKANVRDITLNKTKTMAVYLSGRNELKLMDLKTFDSKTLVTDEFWALQSAAPSFSPNDEYVLFTVYRNFEQDIMVHHIKGNKTINLTNTGVTETGPAWSPDGKYIFFTSARTKPSYPTGMSNAHIYRMALNNYDEPYRSDKFDDLFKETKPAPTEVKPAITDNKNGKKAKTDTTKKKTEVKPTPKPENVITINTQDLLDRIELVGPSFGGQYGTDAFAKGDKTYVFYSSNHEGGAPGLYRTTIEPFEANKTEKVADGGDYSIVSAGDKFFVLSRGTINKYSLDGNKLDKVDHDYKFTRNLNAEFNQMFYETWVGLDENFYDEKFHGVDWDKMRTRYAAYLPYVNNRSDLRILLNDMLGELNSSHMGFNSAGAEERKNLTYITNETGIIFNNENPLKVERIAAKSNAARTGTNILAGDILTEVNGFKVDEKIDRDYYFSKPSLDREITLTFKRNGKDVFVNIHPESSGTLRGNLYDEWITQNHKNVDKWSNNRIAYSYMKNMGGGELETFLLDMVAQEENKEAIILDLRYNTGGNVHDDVLKFLSQRPYLKWKYRGGKMAPQSNFGPAAKPIVLLINEQSLSDAEMTAAGFKQLKLGKIIGTETYRWIIFTSAKGLVDGSSYRLPSWGCYTMDGKNIEKEGVKPDIFVKNTFEDRLANKDPQLEKAVVEILKDLK from the coding sequence ATGATCAAATCCCTGTTAAAATCGCTTGTGGCAATCGCATTTTTATTGCCCATCCATACTTTTGCTCAAGGCCAAACCTACTTTGCGGCATACCCTGCTTTAACGCCCGATGCGCAAACTATAGTATTCAGCTATGATGGCGATATCTGGAAAGTACCGGTAAAAGGTGGGGTAGCTTTGAGGGTTACAGCGATGCAGGGTGAAGAAATCAATCCGAAAATATCTCCTGATGGTAAATGGATGGCCTTTTCATCCAACCAGTTTGGTAACTATGATGTGTATATTATGCCTATAACAGGTGGCGACATTAAACAATTAACTTTTAACGATGCTGCGGATGAAGTAGACAACTGGAGCTGGGATTCGAAAACAATCTATTTCACATCCGGGCGGTACAATTCTTTTTCGAGCTATAAAGTAAGTGTAAACGGTGGTACTGCAGTGCGTTTATTCGATAATTATTTCAACACTACGCACCATATTGCCGAATCGCCAAATGGTGAGCTGTTTTTTAACGATACCTGGGAGAGCTACCGCTTTGCCAACCGCAAACATTACAAGGGCGCCTACAATCCCGATATCCAATCGTACAATCCAAAATCGAAAAGCTACAAACGTTATACTGATTACATCGGGAAAGATTTCTGGACCAGTGTTGATCAGAAAGGAAATGTGTTTTTTATATCCGATGAGGGAAATGATGAGTACAACCTATATACTTTCATCAGCGGAAAGAAAACAGGTTTAACCAATTTCGATACCTCTATTAAACGTCCTTTTGTTTCGGCCAATGGAACTACCGTTGTATTTGAAAAAGACTATCAGTTATACACCTATGATGTGGCTTCGAAGAAAACAGAGAAAATTAATATCAGCACCTCGCGCAATCAGGTGTTGAGTAAAGAGCAGGAATATGATGTGCGTGGAAATATTTCGGCATTCGATGTTTCTACTGATGGTAAAAAGATGGCTTTTATTTCCCGTGGTGAGGTGTTTGTAAGTGATGTAGATGGGAAATTTATCCGCAAGATTACCAACAGTGGCGAACGTGCTTTGGAATGTAAATGGCTGGCTGATAATAAAACAATTTTGTTCAGTCAAACCGCTAATGGCTATCAGAATTGGTTTACGATTACCGGCGATGGAAAGGGAACAATAAAACAGCTCACTAAAGACAAGGCAAACGTACGCGATATCACTTTAAATAAAACCAAAACCATGGCGGTGTATTTGAGTGGAAGAAACGAGCTTAAGCTGATGGATCTTAAAACTTTCGACAGCAAAACATTGGTAACCGACGAGTTTTGGGCCTTGCAAAGTGCTGCGCCGAGCTTTTCACCAAATGACGAATATGTGCTTTTCACTGTATACAGGAATTTCGAACAGGATATCATGGTGCATCACATTAAGGGCAACAAAACCATTAACTTGACCAATACAGGTGTTACCGAAACTGGCCCGGCGTGGTCGCCAGATGGCAAGTATATTTTCTTTACCAGTGCGCGTACCAAGCCGTCTTATCCAACCGGGATGTCGAACGCGCACATTTATCGAATGGCGTTGAACAATTATGATGAACCTTACCGTTCTGATAAGTTCGACGATTTATTTAAAGAAACAAAACCTGCGCCAACGGAAGTTAAGCCTGCAATAACCGATAATAAAAATGGTAAAAAAGCAAAAACAGATACCACTAAAAAGAAGACTGAAGTAAAACCTACCCCAAAACCTGAGAATGTAATTACCATCAATACCCAGGATCTTTTGGATCGGATCGAATTGGTAGGCCCATCGTTTGGTGGCCAATATGGAACAGATGCCTTTGCCAAAGGCGATAAGACCTATGTTTTCTATTCGTCTAACCATGAAGGTGGTGCCCCAGGGCTTTACCGCACGACTATTGAGCCTTTTGAAGCCAATAAAACCGAAAAAGTTGCCGATGGTGGCGATTATTCAATTGTATCAGCTGGTGATAAATTTTTCGTTTTATCAAGAGGTACGATCAACAAATATTCTTTAGATGGGAATAAGCTTGATAAGGTAGACCATGATTATAAATTTACCAGAAACCTGAATGCCGAGTTTAACCAGATGTTTTATGAAACCTGGGTAGGCTTGGATGAAAACTTCTATGACGAAAAATTCCATGGCGTAGATTGGGATAAAATGAGGACACGTTACGCAGCTTATTTACCTTATGTGAACAACCGTAGCGACCTGAGGATTTTATTAAACGATATGTTAGGTGAACTGAATTCTTCGCACATGGGCTTTAATAGCGCAGGGGCAGAGGAACGCAAAAATCTTACTTACATCACCAATGAAACAGGAATTATCTTCAATAATGAAAACCCTTTAAAAGTTGAACGTATAGCCGCTAAAAGCAATGCTGCACGCACTGGCACTAATATTTTAGCAGGAGATATTTTGACTGAAGTGAACGGATTTAAGGTTGATGAAAAAATAGACCGCGATTATTATTTTAGTAAACCATCGCTGGATAGAGAAATTACTTTAACTTTTAAACGTAATGGGAAAGATGTTTTTGTAAATATACATCCTGAAAGTTCAGGTACCTTGCGCGGAAATCTTTACGATGAGTGGATCACGCAAAACCATAAAAATGTAGATAAATGGAGTAACAACCGGATTGCTTATTCTTATATGAAAAACATGGGTGGCGGCGAGCTGGAAACTTTCTTGTTAGATATGGTTGCACAAGAAGAAAATAAGGAGGCCATTATCCTCGATTTGCGTTACAATACCGGTGGAAACGTACATGATGATGTACTGAAATTCCTTTCTCAGCGCCCTTATTTAAAATGGAAATACCGCGGCGGCAAAATGGCCCCGCAAAGTAATTTTGGCCCGGCAGCGAAGCCGATTGTATTGCTGATTAACGAGCAATCTTTAAGTGATGCTGAAATGACGGCTGCAGGTTTTAAGCAATTAAAGCTGGGTAAGATTATCGGTACGGAAACCTATCGCTGGATTATTTTTACTTCAGCTAAAGGTTTGGTTGATGGTTCTTCTTATCGTTTGCCATCCTGGGGTTGTTATACCATGGATGGCAAAAATATCGAAAAAGAAGGGGTTAAGCCAGATATCTTCGTTAAAAATACTTTTGAAGACCGTCTGGCAAATAAAGATCCTCAACTCGAAAAAGCAGTGGTAGAGATTTTGAAGGATTTGAAGTAG
- a CDS encoding glycosyltransferase family 2 protein: protein MPKLTVITIVYNNVRDIERTIQSVLNQTYKKIEYIVIDGASTDGTLQVVQRYKDQITKIISEPDKGIYDAMNKGLALATSDYVLFMNSGDELYDKHTVEDVFASAPGADIYYGETEMYNDNWENLGRRRHEAPEKFDWTSFKYGMNISHQAIYIRRSIIAPYDLTYKYSADIDWIIKAAKKASNIVNVHRYVAKYLVGGMSKKKHRESLKERFKIFTKYYGLVPNIFNHIIIAGNLALYFVKHRRTND from the coding sequence TTGCCAAAGCTAACTGTCATTACCATCGTGTACAATAATGTTCGAGATATTGAGCGGACCATCCAGTCTGTTCTTAATCAGACCTATAAAAAAATTGAATATATTGTAATAGATGGGGCATCTACCGATGGTACTTTGCAGGTTGTGCAGCGCTATAAGGATCAGATTACAAAGATTATATCTGAACCTGATAAAGGCATTTACGATGCCATGAACAAAGGTTTAGCACTGGCTACTAGCGATTATGTTTTATTCATGAATTCAGGTGATGAGCTTTACGATAAACACACTGTAGAAGATGTTTTTGCCTCTGCACCAGGCGCCGATATTTATTATGGGGAAACCGAAATGTATAACGATAACTGGGAAAATTTAGGTCGAAGAAGGCATGAAGCACCGGAAAAATTCGACTGGACCAGTTTTAAATACGGCATGAACATCAGCCATCAGGCCATTTATATCCGCCGCAGCATTATTGCACCTTACGATCTAACTTATAAATACAGCGCCGATATCGACTGGATTATCAAAGCAGCAAAAAAGGCGTCAAATATTGTTAACGTTCATCGTTATGTGGCCAAATATTTAGTTGGTGGCATGAGTAAGAAAAAACATCGCGAAAGTTTAAAAGAACGGTTTAAAATCTTCACCAAATATTATGGTTTAGTACCCAATATCTTTAATCATATTATCATTGCAGGAAACCTGGCTTTATATTTTGTTAAGCACCGTAGAACGAACGACTAG
- a CDS encoding glycosyltransferase family 4 protein translates to MIDLKVVHLNTYDGNGGAGRACLRLSDALKASGIDSKVLVYYKFGQNPKIDTFSKSPFQKAKAIYNILSERYFAKWLSKSIKTPFSLQWFGRSVINHPDVKNADIIHLHWINHGFLNPKFLAQLDELEKPIVWTFHDSNAFTGGCHVRYGCENFHQQCGNCPILKISGKNDISHKTWVRKQKAYTELNFHIVAPSKWMAASVKFSSLLGTRKATVIPNTIETKIFKPYVKSEAKKILKINPDKFVLMSGFMPSKNDKHKGTPYLIEALEILSRRAGIQKENIELVIFGNKENAEMPEFPFKTTFLGTINKDDHLAKCYSAADAFITPSLEDNLPNTVMESLSCATPVVAFTTGGIPDMVKHMQNGYLAEYQNAEDLANGIEWLYHRPNKEEIQKAARLGILTDFSEEVIAAEHIHLYETLIDLQPK, encoded by the coding sequence TTGATTGATTTGAAAGTAGTACACCTAAATACCTATGATGGAAATGGCGGAGCAGGACGTGCCTGTTTGCGCTTAAGTGACGCCTTAAAGGCAAGTGGAATCGATTCAAAAGTATTGGTTTACTATAAATTTGGTCAAAATCCAAAGATAGATACCTTTAGCAAGTCGCCTTTTCAAAAAGCCAAAGCCATTTATAATATCTTATCTGAAAGATATTTTGCCAAGTGGCTCAGTAAATCGATAAAAACTCCCTTCAGTTTACAGTGGTTTGGCCGTTCGGTAATTAACCATCCAGACGTTAAAAATGCTGATATTATCCATTTACATTGGATAAACCATGGTTTCTTAAATCCTAAGTTCCTAGCTCAGCTCGATGAACTGGAAAAGCCAATTGTATGGACTTTTCATGATAGTAATGCTTTTACAGGGGGTTGTCATGTGCGCTATGGTTGCGAAAACTTTCATCAACAATGTGGAAATTGTCCGATTTTAAAAATCAGTGGTAAAAATGATATTTCGCACAAAACCTGGGTACGAAAACAGAAAGCTTACACTGAATTAAATTTTCATATCGTGGCGCCAAGCAAGTGGATGGCTGCATCGGTAAAGTTTAGTAGTTTATTAGGCACCAGAAAAGCGACTGTGATCCCAAATACCATTGAAACGAAAATTTTCAAGCCTTACGTTAAATCAGAGGCCAAGAAAATCTTAAAAATCAATCCAGACAAGTTTGTCTTGATGAGCGGATTTATGCCTTCCAAAAACGACAAACACAAAGGAACACCCTATTTAATAGAAGCGCTAGAAATTTTATCGCGTAGAGCCGGAATACAGAAAGAAAATATCGAGTTGGTTATTTTTGGAAACAAGGAAAATGCAGAAATGCCAGAATTTCCTTTCAAAACCACTTTTTTAGGCACCATTAACAAAGATGATCATTTAGCGAAGTGTTATTCTGCCGCTGATGCTTTTATTACACCCTCGCTGGAGGATAACCTGCCCAATACCGTGATGGAGAGTTTATCCTGCGCTACGCCTGTTGTTGCTTTTACTACTGGTGGGATTCCAGATATGGTTAAACACATGCAAAATGGTTATTTGGCTGAGTATCAAAATGCAGAAGATTTGGCAAACGGTATAGAGTGGCTGTATCACCGCCCCAATAAAGAAGAAATCCAAAAAGCGGCAAGATTGGGTATTTTAACTGATTTTTCTGAAGAAGTTATTGCCGCCGAGCACATTCATCTTTATGAAACATTGATTGATTTACAGCCGAAATAA
- a CDS encoding serine hydrolase, with the protein MKTFKKTLLILIYTFFLSLFALFLRKPYLLNVLKYRTPDAETYKIFPQEISHKSDSAFHFIRSARQRNDLDTFRVLDGNNQSIPLKQYLRNGQINAFIAIRNDSVLYERYSKGYSDSTLTTIFSGAKSMISIMLGQALNNHAIKSLNDKVTQYIPELKSNPAFEQITLKNLLDMKSGLEFQDALGGIVKAFFSDEAKYYYTNDMKAQLMKVKLVNKPGTVWKYKSIDPILLGWVLKKATGKSVAQYFEANVWKKIGAEYNATWGLDQVNGLTNTASRFQVTAIDFAKIGRLYLNKGKYNRKQVVPESWINQSINIGSEKPTSAKGWQKSAHHYLWWIPQEGDNGDYAAEGMLGQRLYVDPKTNTIIVQFADHGSGNYPYRKISRYLSSLPFKYPGS; encoded by the coding sequence ATGAAAACCTTCAAGAAGACACTCTTAATCCTGATTTATACCTTTTTTTTATCGCTATTCGCGCTGTTTCTCCGGAAGCCTTATCTCTTAAATGTATTAAAATACAGAACACCCGATGCCGAAACGTATAAAATTTTCCCGCAGGAAATTTCGCATAAAAGTGATTCTGCATTTCATTTTATCAGATCGGCCAGGCAGCGGAACGATTTGGACACCTTTCGTGTTTTGGATGGAAACAATCAATCTATTCCCTTGAAACAATATTTAAGAAATGGACAGATCAATGCTTTTATCGCGATCAGGAATGATAGTGTTTTATATGAAAGATATAGCAAGGGCTATAGCGACAGCACTTTAACGACAATATTTTCTGGGGCTAAAAGTATGATTTCGATTATGCTTGGTCAGGCGCTAAATAATCATGCTATTAAAAGTTTAAATGATAAGGTAACTCAATACATTCCCGAGTTAAAATCGAACCCTGCCTTTGAACAGATTACCTTGAAAAACCTTTTAGACATGAAATCGGGTCTTGAATTCCAGGATGCGTTGGGCGGGATAGTAAAAGCATTTTTTTCTGATGAGGCTAAATATTATTATACCAATGATATGAAAGCACAGCTGATGAAAGTTAAACTCGTAAATAAACCAGGTACGGTTTGGAAGTATAAAAGCATCGATCCGATTTTATTGGGCTGGGTGTTGAAAAAGGCAACTGGAAAATCTGTAGCGCAATATTTTGAAGCCAATGTGTGGAAAAAGATCGGAGCAGAATATAATGCTACCTGGGGTTTAGACCAGGTTAATGGCCTTACAAACACCGCAAGTCGTTTTCAGGTAACGGCCATTGATTTTGCAAAAATCGGTCGGTTATATTTAAATAAAGGTAAATATAATAGAAAGCAGGTAGTTCCGGAAAGCTGGATAAATCAGTCGATTAATATCGGTTCGGAAAAGCCGACCTCTGCAAAGGGATGGCAAAAATCAGCACATCATTACCTCTGGTGGATTCCGCAGGAAGGAGATAATGGTGATTATGCTGCAGAGGGTATGCTTGGACAAAGGTTGTACGTCGATCCGAAAACAAATACCATTATTGTACAGTTCGCCGATCATGGCTCGGGAAATTATCCTTATCGAAAAATCAGCAGGTATTTAAGTAGTTTGCCATTTAAATACCCTGGGTCTTAA